In a genomic window of Oncorhynchus keta strain PuntledgeMale-10-30-2019 chromosome 28, Oket_V2, whole genome shotgun sequence:
- the LOC118361365 gene encoding testis-expressed protein 49-like: MLSWTASDCCWRRYLMAFFGITHLGYQNPIGDKMLVNPRASASHRGKSTPDSLTFTDEVDLRSCTKQSRLPPIQAQRGPPKCTDTCSIYNQPPPFSPDIHQGSQERYREMLKRVQTPRSPNQLYSVPLTDSQQYGWWMPNGGQQNTQEHWTQVRRFPRKNSEMTKFVKEMSMTDREFSLF; this comes from the exons ATGCTATCCTGGACAGCTTCAGACTGTTGCTGGCGACGGTACTTGATGGCTTTCTTCGGGATAACACATTTGGGCTATCAAAATCCCATCGGAGACAAGATGCTAGTGAATCCACGAGCGTCTGCTTCCCACCGCG GTAAAAGCACGCCAGACTCCCTGACCTTTACAGATGAGGTTGATTTAAGGAGCTGTACCAAACAGTCAAGACTGCCCCCTATCCAAGCCCAGAGGGGACCCCCAAAATGCACTGATACCTGCAGCATCTACAACCAGCCACCTCCTTTCAGCCCAGACATACACCAGGGGAGCCAGGAGCGATACAGAGAGATGCTCAAACGGGTTCAGACACCCAGAT CCCCAAACCAGCTGTACTCAGTGCCCCTGACAGACAGCCAGCAGTATGGATGGTGGATGCCCAATGGAGGCCAACAGAATACGCAGGAGCACTGGACCCAAGTCAGACGATTCCCCCGCAAGAACAGTGAGATGACCAA GTTCGTGAAAGAGATGTCAATGACGGACCGGGAGTTCAGCTTATTCTAA